A section of the Flaviflexus equikiangi genome encodes:
- a CDS encoding ATP-binding cassette domain-containing protein has protein sequence MTYSVTFTNASYSYGKKPAVRDVTATIAPGTITGLLGRNGSGKSTLAMMMCGHLKARGTVLVDGDSPWENPTIMPNAALVSDATSIFLDSKLARTHELWRALRPHWSEDLYRELMDQWGLREKDTYSSLSRGQQSAFTAALGLASRSPLTIFDEVHLGMDVVVRHEFYDTMLAEFVNHPRTIVLSSHLVGEIENLVSDVLILDRGTVAAAGAADDVRAAHGTDGTHASLTDVLISLTGRTKK, from the coding sequence ATGACCTACTCAGTGACATTCACCAACGCCTCCTACTCGTATGGCAAGAAGCCTGCCGTGCGAGACGTGACAGCAACCATCGCGCCAGGCACGATCACGGGACTTCTCGGGAGGAACGGCTCGGGCAAGTCAACCCTGGCGATGATGATGTGCGGGCATCTCAAGGCACGAGGGACCGTCCTCGTCGACGGCGACTCACCGTGGGAGAACCCAACCATCATGCCGAACGCGGCGCTGGTGTCCGATGCGACGTCGATCTTCCTCGACTCGAAGCTCGCACGCACCCACGAGCTGTGGCGCGCACTGCGCCCACACTGGTCGGAGGACCTCTATCGAGAACTCATGGACCAGTGGGGCCTGCGGGAGAAAGACACGTATTCCTCCCTCTCGCGCGGACAGCAGTCGGCCTTCACGGCGGCCCTCGGCCTCGCGTCACGCAGCCCGCTGACGATCTTCGACGAAGTCCATCTGGGAATGGATGTGGTTGTGCGCCACGAGTTCTACGACACGATGCTGGCCGAGTTCGTCAACCATCCGCGCACGATCGTCCTGTCATCCCATCTTGTCGGTGAGATCGAGAACCTCGTCAGCGATGTCCTCATCCTCGACAGGGGAACGGTCGCCGCGGCAGGAGCGGCAGACGACGTGCGCGCCGCACACGGCACCGACGGAACTCACGCCTCTCTCACCGACGTACTCATCTCGCTCACCGGAAGGACGAAGAAATGA
- a CDS encoding GntR family transcriptional regulator — protein MDFSSQTPIYLQIAEDIRQRIIAGTLRGGDQVMSTTQYATTYRINPATANKGLTMLVEEGLLEKRRGIGMFIADDAHERLTSVRRAEYRDAILSPAISSGLLLGLTPDQLIDLVTQLVKDRP, from the coding sequence GTGGATTTCTCGTCTCAGACACCCATCTATCTGCAGATCGCGGAAGATATTCGCCAGCGGATCATCGCCGGCACGCTGCGCGGCGGTGATCAGGTGATGTCGACGACTCAGTATGCGACGACGTATCGGATCAATCCCGCGACGGCTAACAAGGGACTCACCATGCTCGTCGAGGAGGGGCTCCTCGAAAAGCGGCGGGGTATCGGCATGTTTATCGCAGACGATGCTCACGAACGCCTGACGAGCGTGCGGCGCGCGGAGTATCGAGACGCGATCCTCTCCCCCGCGATCTCATCCGGCCTCCTCCTCGGACTCACCCCCGACCAGCTCATCGATCTTGTGACCCAGCTCGTGAAGGACCGGCCATGA
- a CDS encoding APC family permease, whose translation MTQQSSRLKKGMGGFLLFAFILGDVLGAGVYALTGKLAGEAGGMTWLPVLIALGMALLTAGSYAELVTKYPRAGGASVFAQRAYKQPIIAFLVGYCMLCAGIVSVGGLAIAFTGDYLSSLMPVWVPLAAPLFLFLLALINLRGITESVRSNLVMTIIEVSGLVLVLVVVAMAMSDGKGDTSRLMEAPDGVSTAAAVLGAALLAFYSFVGFETSANIAEEVRDVNRVYPRALFASIGVAGLVYVLIAMASSIMMEPAELASSSGPLLDVVNSTGATFPDWFFAAIALVAIANGALMTSIMSSRLVYGMADQGILPRVFTAVLPNRRTPWVAILSTTALSAILSIVGELQLLAETVVLFLLFVFISTNLAVLVLRKDTVDHEHFTIPAFVPILALASCAILLVQQSAQVWLLGAVLLAVGVGLYFLAKKFNTPAADKPATITPGE comes from the coding sequence ATGACTCAGCAATCATCGCGCCTCAAGAAGGGTATGGGAGGGTTCCTCCTCTTCGCTTTTATCCTCGGGGACGTCCTCGGTGCGGGCGTCTATGCGCTCACGGGAAAGCTCGCGGGCGAGGCGGGCGGCATGACGTGGCTTCCCGTCCTCATCGCCCTCGGCATGGCGCTGCTGACCGCGGGCTCCTACGCGGAACTGGTGACGAAGTATCCGAGGGCGGGCGGCGCCTCCGTCTTCGCCCAACGGGCCTACAAGCAGCCCATCATCGCCTTCCTTGTCGGGTACTGCATGCTGTGCGCCGGCATCGTCTCCGTCGGCGGTCTCGCCATCGCCTTCACAGGCGACTACCTCTCGAGCCTCATGCCGGTCTGGGTTCCCCTCGCCGCACCGCTCTTCCTCTTCCTCCTCGCCCTCATCAACCTCCGCGGCATCACCGAATCCGTGCGCTCCAATCTGGTCATGACCATCATCGAAGTCTCGGGCCTCGTCCTCGTCCTCGTTGTCGTGGCGATGGCGATGAGTGACGGGAAGGGTGACACATCGCGCCTCATGGAAGCGCCGGACGGTGTCAGCACGGCCGCAGCCGTGCTCGGCGCGGCACTCCTCGCGTTCTACAGCTTCGTCGGCTTCGAAACCTCGGCGAACATCGCCGAGGAGGTGAGGGACGTCAACCGGGTCTACCCGCGGGCCCTCTTCGCCTCGATCGGGGTGGCCGGTCTCGTCTACGTCCTCATCGCCATGGCGTCGTCGATCATGATGGAGCCGGCAGAGCTCGCATCCTCCTCCGGCCCGCTCCTCGACGTCGTCAACTCGACGGGCGCAACCTTCCCAGACTGGTTCTTTGCCGCGATCGCCCTCGTCGCCATCGCCAACGGCGCCCTCATGACCTCGATCATGAGCTCACGGCTCGTGTACGGCATGGCGGACCAGGGGATCCTGCCGCGGGTCTTCACCGCGGTCCTGCCCAACAGGCGCACGCCCTGGGTCGCGATCCTGTCCACGACAGCCCTCTCCGCGATCCTTTCCATTGTCGGAGAACTCCAGCTCCTGGCCGAGACCGTCGTCCTCTTCCTGCTCTTCGTCTTCATCTCCACGAATCTCGCGGTCCTCGTCCTGCGCAAAGACACCGTCGATCACGAGCACTTCACGATTCCCGCCTTCGTCCCCATCCTCGCTCTTGCGAGTTGCGCGATTCTTCTCGTCCAGCAATCGGCACAGGTGTGGCTGCTCGGCGCAGTCCTCCTCGCCGTCGGTGTCGGCCTCTACTTCCTTGCCAAGAAGTTCAACACACCCGCCGCGGACAAGCCTGCGACGATCACACCTGGAGAATGA
- a CDS encoding MarR family winged helix-turn-helix transcriptional regulator — protein MDTHNESLNVEATDIAELLERIEGLRRILSAGSSKRHAEIRLMRLFADQRPRTLRQVAEQVGVDQSTANRQVNSALDNGLLSREREAAGLPYLFVITDDGLSLYERYVDYMTARYRAGLEALGMNRAQFEQLMRTFVAALDSDPHAQE, from the coding sequence GCCTGAACGTTGAGGCCACCGACATCGCAGAGCTGCTCGAACGAATCGAAGGGCTACGAAGAATCCTGTCCGCCGGTTCGTCGAAGAGGCACGCCGAGATTCGCCTCATGAGACTCTTCGCCGATCAGCGGCCGAGAACTCTCCGCCAGGTAGCGGAACAGGTGGGAGTGGACCAGTCCACAGCCAACCGCCAGGTCAACTCGGCACTCGACAACGGGCTGCTCTCCCGCGAGCGCGAGGCTGCGGGACTGCCCTACCTTTTCGTCATCACTGATGATGGGCTGAGCCTCTACGAACGCTACGTCGACTATATGACGGCCCGCTATCGTGCCGGCTTGGAGGCGCTCGGCATGAACCGGGCTCAGTTCGAGCAGCTCATGAGGACTTTCGTTGCCGCGTTGGACAGCGACCCTCATGCGCAGGAGTAG
- a CDS encoding NUDIX hydrolase, with translation MLNSVLAHLQTYQPADPAQQHLRDHYLATIDSAMIWKETGPQHVTASTFVFTPDLSRILLTYHRKGRFWVQFGGHLEKSDHSLDAAALREAREESGMVDLELTGGVVDLDRHDLHGGFTCQAHWDVGFTAIVDQDTPIIVSDESDDVAWWPINALPTDATPDLPSRIARAQASLGR, from the coding sequence ATGCTCAACTCTGTCCTGGCGCACCTCCAGACCTATCAACCGGCCGATCCCGCGCAGCAGCACCTGCGCGATCACTACCTCGCAACCATCGACAGTGCGATGATCTGGAAGGAGACGGGCCCTCAACACGTCACGGCAAGCACCTTCGTATTCACCCCCGACCTGAGCCGGATCCTCCTCACCTATCACCGCAAGGGCCGCTTCTGGGTCCAGTTCGGCGGCCACCTCGAGAAATCCGACCACTCATTGGATGCTGCCGCGCTCCGCGAGGCGCGAGAAGAGAGCGGAATGGTCGACCTCGAACTCACAGGAGGCGTCGTCGACCTCGACAGGCACGATCTCCACGGCGGCTTCACGTGCCAAGCACACTGGGATGTCGGCTTCACCGCAATCGTCGACCAGGACACACCCATCATCGTCAGCGACGAAAGCGACGATGTCGCCTGGTGGCCGATCAACGCACTGCCGACCGACGCGACGCCCGATCTTCCCTCCCGCATCGCACGCGCCCAAGCCAGCCTCGGGCGCTGA